A genomic segment from Asterias amurensis chromosome 6, ASM3211899v1 encodes:
- the LOC139937999 gene encoding large ribosomal subunit protein mL63-like, with protein sequence MWLTLAVMALRRNSRYTPGRQFSGKHRKYRPVTSNMVYNMVKRLDVEKENESYLCKPYLTMSEEDGHAKEQNALEFKELQDFRRHKNMKPHRYLADHFSHLESSKHW encoded by the exons ATGTGGCTGACTCTAGCTGTGATGGCTTTGCGCCGTAACTCTAGATACACACCTGGTCGTCAATTTAGCGG GAAACATCGGAAGTATCGTCCTGTGACTTCAAACATGGTCTACAACATGGTCAAAAGACTGGATGTTGAGAAAGAAAATGAGTCATATCTCTGCAAACCATACCTAACAATG TCGGAAGAAGACGGCCATGCTAAGGAGCAGAATGCTCTCGAGTTCAAGGAGCTGCAGGACTTTAGACGCcacaaaaacatgaaaccaCATCGCTACCTAGCGGACCATTTCAGCCATCTTGAATCTTCCAAACATTGGTAG